One part of the Dyadobacter sp. 676 genome encodes these proteins:
- a CDS encoding glutamate-5-semialdehyde dehydrogenase, whose product MESIIPQLKEAREASAAVRRLTDRQRADLLIHLSAKVLANAENIIAENRKDLDLMDDADPKKDRLLLNQKRINELAQSLIEVAELPDPTGEVFVDKTIQQGLSLKKIAVPLGVVGVIYESRPNVTIDVASLCLRSANACVLKGGKEAQHSNNYLVSLIHESLAEFGVPAAAVTLLPTGREFVGELLTAIQYVDIIIPRGSEGLIKFVRQNSLVPTIETGAGVCHTYIEKTGDLDKGAQIVVNAKVSKPAACNALDTVLVDREVAGEFLPKLKEDFIKWNVEVFADEASYDILQNAGYPYLQRASADDFGKEFLDFKCSVKVVDGLEDALKQIENYSSRHSEAIVSSDEEAIETFLKEVDAASVYANASTRFTDGGVFALGAEIGISTQKLHARGPFALEKLVTEKWIVKGDGQVRW is encoded by the coding sequence ATGGAATCGATAATACCCCAATTAAAGGAAGCGCGGGAGGCATCAGCTGCCGTTCGCCGGCTGACAGACAGGCAAAGGGCCGATCTTCTGATCCACCTTTCCGCCAAAGTGCTGGCCAATGCCGAAAACATCATCGCCGAAAACCGGAAAGACCTGGATTTGATGGATGATGCCGACCCGAAAAAGGACCGCCTGCTCCTGAACCAGAAGCGGATCAACGAACTGGCGCAAAGTCTGATTGAGGTAGCCGAGCTTCCGGACCCGACGGGTGAAGTTTTTGTCGATAAAACCATTCAGCAGGGACTTTCCCTGAAAAAAATCGCCGTGCCGCTGGGCGTGGTGGGCGTTATCTACGAATCGCGCCCGAATGTGACGATTGATGTGGCTTCGTTATGCCTGCGCTCGGCGAATGCGTGCGTGCTCAAAGGCGGTAAGGAAGCGCAGCATTCCAACAATTATCTGGTGAGTCTTATTCATGAATCGCTGGCTGAATTCGGTGTGCCTGCGGCGGCTGTTACTTTGCTGCCGACCGGCCGCGAGTTTGTAGGGGAGCTGCTGACGGCCATTCAATACGTGGACATCATCATTCCACGCGGCTCGGAAGGTTTGATCAAATTCGTGCGCCAGAATTCGCTCGTGCCTACGATCGAAACCGGCGCGGGTGTTTGCCATACTTACATTGAAAAAACCGGCGATCTCGACAAAGGCGCGCAGATTGTCGTGAATGCGAAAGTTTCCAAACCGGCTGCCTGTAATGCGCTCGACACCGTTTTGGTGGATAGAGAGGTAGCAGGCGAGTTTTTGCCCAAATTGAAAGAAGACTTCATCAAATGGAATGTCGAGGTCTTCGCAGACGAAGCGTCTTACGACATTCTCCAAAATGCCGGGTATCCCTATTTGCAAAGGGCCAGTGCAGACGATTTTGGCAAGGAATTCCTGGATTTCAAATGCTCGGTAAAAGTCGTCGACGGATTGGAAGATGCATTGAAACAAATCGAAAACTATTCTTCCCGGCACTCGGAAGCTATCGTTTCCAGCGACGAAGAAGCCATTGAAACCTTCCTGAAAGAAGTAGATGCTGCTTCGGTTTATGCCAATGCTTCCACCCGCTTTACGGATGGCGGAGTGTTTGCATTAGGTGCGGAAATCGGTATCTCGACACAGAAACTGCACGCGAGAGGGCCATTCGCATTGGAAAAACTGGTAACCGAGAAATGGATTGTGAAAGGAGACGGACAGGTAAGATGGTAA
- the proB gene encoding glutamate 5-kinase yields the protein MSKPILVIKFGTASITLPSGEPDVRIISEIARQVSEIHSRYRIIIVSSGAVGAGKAYINDYKGTMTQRKAAASVGNPLLVGLYASYFAPNKIYIAQSLCERQHFANRNKFLQLKETFEELWANGIIPIVNENDVVSDRELKFSDNDELATLLAVGFGAESLMFCTSVGGLLDEEGKILRNVSNVNEVFKFVRTDKSFLGLGGMASKLTFAKLASRMAIRVVIFGMNQPNELLHALKGEAGTVITPGKSTLSARNRWLGSGGLVSGTLRVDEGASKALLKRKSLLAVGVTEVTGDFEAGEIIEIYSSDDEMIAVARARETSSAIRSNLKTVNFEVAHANDIVLL from the coding sequence GTGTCAAAACCTATTCTCGTCATAAAGTTCGGGACGGCCTCTATCACGCTTCCTTCCGGTGAACCTGATGTCAGGATCATTTCGGAAATAGCCCGGCAGGTTTCGGAAATCCATTCCCGGTACCGCATTATCATCGTTTCGTCGGGTGCGGTGGGCGCTGGTAAGGCCTATATCAATGATTATAAGGGCACAATGACCCAGCGAAAGGCAGCGGCGTCCGTCGGTAACCCATTGCTGGTGGGCCTCTATGCATCCTATTTTGCCCCGAATAAAATTTACATTGCCCAAAGCCTTTGCGAGCGGCAGCATTTCGCGAACCGCAACAAATTCCTGCAACTCAAAGAGACTTTCGAAGAACTGTGGGCAAACGGAATTATCCCGATCGTGAACGAAAACGACGTGGTGAGCGACCGTGAGTTGAAATTTTCGGATAACGACGAGCTGGCTACATTGCTGGCCGTGGGTTTCGGGGCTGAATCTTTGATGTTCTGCACCTCGGTGGGCGGCCTGCTCGATGAGGAAGGTAAAATCCTGCGGAACGTATCCAATGTGAACGAGGTTTTTAAGTTTGTCAGGACAGATAAATCTTTCCTCGGCCTCGGCGGAATGGCTTCCAAGCTGACCTTCGCCAAACTGGCGTCCAGAATGGCCATTCGCGTGGTGATTTTTGGCATGAACCAACCGAACGAACTGCTCCATGCATTGAAAGGCGAGGCAGGAACAGTAATTACGCCGGGCAAAAGCACACTGTCGGCCCGTAACCGCTGGTTGGGAAGCGGAGGCCTGGTATCCGGCACACTGCGTGTCGATGAAGGCGCTTCGAAAGCATTATTGAAGCGGAAAAGTCTGCTGGCAGTAGGCGTAACCGAAGTGACGGGCGATTTTGAAGCGGGTGAGATTATTGAAATATACTCGTCGGACGACGAAATGATTGCCGTCGCGCGGGCGCGTGAGACATCTTCTGCGATCCGCAGCAATCTGAAAACAGTGAATTTTGAAGTGGCGCATGCCAATGATATAGTTTTGTTATAA
- the aat gene encoding leucyl/phenylalanyl-tRNA--protein transferase: protein MSAISTDDLLNGYINGIFPMAEADGTIYWYSPNPRAVIPIDTYKPSKSLRPVLNKKHFDIRVDTDFEGVMRGCALPRANEPGTWISEEIIASYTALHEIGYAHSVEAWREGRLVGGLYGVSINGVFFGESMFTIESNASKVAFHYLIQILKLNRFALLDTQFINDNVLRYGAIEIPRDEYLDRLQKALKIRRTFNAAVLSEL from the coding sequence ATGTCTGCAATCAGTACCGACGATTTGCTAAACGGCTATATCAATGGCATATTTCCGATGGCCGAGGCCGACGGTACGATTTACTGGTACTCGCCTAATCCGCGGGCCGTTATTCCCATCGATACTTACAAACCTTCCAAATCGCTCCGGCCGGTGCTCAATAAAAAGCATTTCGATATCCGCGTCGATACCGATTTCGAGGGGGTTATGCGTGGTTGCGCGCTTCCCCGTGCGAACGAGCCGGGGACGTGGATTTCGGAGGAGATCATCGCTTCCTACACCGCATTGCATGAGATCGGCTATGCACATAGCGTGGAAGCGTGGCGCGAGGGCAGGCTCGTGGGGGGGCTATACGGGGTTTCTATTAACGGGGTATTTTTCGGTGAGTCGATGTTTACGATCGAGAGCAATGCATCGAAAGTCGCATTCCACTATTTGATACAAATCCTTAAACTGAACCGGTTCGCATTGCTCGACACGCAGTTTATCAATGACAATGTGCTCCGCTATGGTGCTATCGAGATACCGAGGGATGAATATCTCGATCGGCTTCAAAAGGCGTTAAAGATCAGAAGAACATTTAATGCCGCAGTTTTAAGCGAATTATAA
- a CDS encoding GNAT family N-acetyltransferase — protein sequence MKNTEVVGSKFIVQTANENHLHYAEQICAEMEESAKKRGTGIAKRSPVYIMEKMVEGKAIIATTDTGEWVGFCYIETWEHGKFVANSGLIVHPDFRNSGMAKAIKMKAFELSRQKYPDAKIIGITTSLPVMKINSDLGYEPVTFSELPADDAFWKGCASCVNYDVLTRTNRKHCLCTGMMYDPEDKKNTASTTNGAEPEKHTWDFLKESSLYERWMRIKQRILLRREERAKKKNAGAVLVH from the coding sequence ATGAAAAATACCGAAGTAGTGGGCAGTAAGTTTATCGTACAGACTGCCAATGAAAATCATCTCCATTACGCCGAACAAATCTGCGCGGAAATGGAGGAGAGCGCCAAAAAGCGCGGTACCGGTATAGCCAAACGTTCCCCAGTGTACATTATGGAGAAAATGGTGGAAGGAAAGGCCATCATTGCCACCACCGACACCGGCGAATGGGTAGGGTTTTGTTACATCGAAACCTGGGAGCATGGAAAATTCGTGGCGAATTCGGGGCTAATCGTACACCCCGATTTCCGCAACAGCGGCATGGCGAAGGCGATTAAAATGAAAGCATTCGAACTGTCGCGCCAAAAATATCCTGATGCCAAGATCATCGGTATCACTACGAGCCTTCCGGTGATGAAAATCAACTCGGACCTGGGCTACGAACCTGTTACGTTCAGCGAATTGCCCGCCGACGACGCATTCTGGAAAGGCTGCGCCAGCTGCGTGAATTACGACGTATTAACCCGGACCAACAGAAAGCATTGCCTTTGCACTGGCATGATGTATGATCCGGAAGATAAAAAGAACACAGCCAGCACTACCAACGGTGCCGAGCCCGAAAAACACACCTGGGATTTCCTGAAAGAATCGAGCCTTTACGAGCGCTGGATGCGCATTAAGCAACGCATTTTGCTGCGAAGGGAGGAACGTGCCAAAAAGAAAAACGCCGGGGCCGTGCTGGTACACTAA
- a CDS encoding type II toxin-antitoxin system HigB family toxin, with protein MRIFTRGTLRTFWDQQPDARPALEFWHDAVEKNNFQNPNEVVRFFKNADAVGNGRIVFNITHNKYRLVAKFEYERQLVFVRFIGSHKEYDEIADIKNI; from the coding sequence ATGAGGATATTCACACGAGGCACACTAAGAACATTCTGGGATCAACAACCGGACGCAAGGCCGGCGCTGGAATTTTGGCATGACGCTGTCGAGAAAAACAACTTCCAGAATCCCAATGAAGTGGTCCGGTTCTTCAAGAATGCCGATGCCGTTGGAAACGGCAGGATCGTGTTTAATATCACACACAACAAATACCGGCTGGTCGCCAAGTTTGAATATGAACGGCAGTTGGTTTTTGTCAGGTTTATCGGAAGCCATAAGGAATACGACGAGATAGCAGACATTAAGAATATTTAG
- a CDS encoding helix-turn-helix domain-containing protein: MSALAINLNEITIKPITNQADFEEASKVINALMDADLLEDGAERKKALDILEAITVLAIDYEKKHYPMPKPDPIEAIKERMEQLHLSRKDVAPYFGGENRVSEVLNKKRNLTIKMIREISKNLGIPAETLLAAS, encoded by the coding sequence ATGAGCGCATTAGCAATCAATTTAAATGAGATCACCATTAAGCCGATCACCAATCAGGCCGACTTCGAAGAAGCCAGCAAGGTGATTAATGCATTGATGGATGCCGATCTGCTCGAAGACGGAGCCGAGCGCAAAAAGGCGCTGGATATTCTGGAAGCCATTACCGTGCTGGCGATCGATTATGAGAAGAAGCATTATCCGATGCCCAAACCGGATCCAATCGAAGCGATTAAGGAACGGATGGAGCAGTTGCATTTGAGCAGGAAAGACGTAGCACCTTATTTTGGCGGTGAGAACCGGGTTTCAGAAGTTTTGAATAAAAAGAGAAACCTGACGATTAAAATGATCCGGGAAATCAGTAAAAATCTCGGGATACCAGCGGAAACGCTCCTGGCAGCAAGTTGA
- the argG gene encoding argininosuccinate synthase, with translation MSQPKVVLAFSGGLDTSFCVKYLAEDRGYEVYSVLVDTGGFSDEELKTIEANAYALGVKQHATISKTKEYYNDCIKYLIFGNILKNNTYPLSVSAERIFQAVAVAEYAKEIGASAIAHGSTGAGNDQVRFDMAFRIIVPDAEIITPIRDLKLSREAEIEYLTAKGVSRDWTKAAYSINKGLWGTSVGGKETLTSDQYLPESAWPTQITKTEPERITLEFVNGELKGVAGEAFDNSVTAIQKLAEIAQPFGIGRDIHVGDTIIGIKGRVGFEAAAPLIIIKAHHTLEKHVLTEQQLYWKEQLSNWYGSLLHKGQFVEPVMRNIETFLADTQSHVTGKVHVYLAPYRFHVEGIESPYDLMSSKFGSYGEMNNAWTGDDVRGFSKVASNQVMIYEKVGESVNQ, from the coding sequence ATGTCACAGCCCAAAGTAGTATTAGCGTTTTCAGGGGGACTTGATACCTCCTTTTGTGTAAAATATTTAGCCGAAGACAGAGGTTATGAAGTGTATTCGGTTTTGGTCGACACCGGTGGTTTTTCGGACGAAGAGCTGAAAACGATCGAGGCGAATGCCTATGCTTTGGGCGTGAAGCAGCATGCCACAATTTCGAAAACCAAGGAATATTACAACGACTGCATCAAATACCTGATATTCGGTAATATCCTGAAAAACAATACTTATCCGCTTTCCGTAAGCGCCGAGCGTATTTTCCAGGCCGTTGCAGTGGCTGAATACGCCAAAGAAATCGGTGCGAGCGCGATCGCGCACGGGAGCACCGGCGCCGGTAACGACCAGGTTCGTTTCGATATGGCGTTCCGTATCATCGTTCCGGATGCAGAGATCATCACACCAATCCGCGACCTGAAACTTTCGCGCGAAGCAGAAATCGAATACCTGACCGCGAAAGGCGTTTCCCGCGACTGGACCAAGGCTGCGTATAGCATCAACAAAGGCCTCTGGGGAACCTCGGTAGGCGGTAAAGAAACACTGACTTCGGACCAATATCTGCCGGAATCGGCGTGGCCGACGCAAATCACCAAAACAGAGCCGGAGCGCATTACATTGGAATTCGTGAATGGTGAACTGAAAGGCGTTGCCGGCGAAGCGTTCGATAACTCTGTGACTGCCATTCAAAAACTGGCCGAAATCGCGCAGCCGTTCGGCATTGGCCGGGATATCCACGTGGGCGACACCATTATCGGTATCAAAGGCCGCGTAGGTTTCGAAGCCGCCGCTCCGTTGATCATCATCAAAGCGCACCATACGCTTGAAAAGCATGTTTTGACAGAGCAGCAATTGTACTGGAAAGAGCAGCTTTCGAACTGGTATGGCAGTTTGCTGCACAAAGGCCAGTTTGTGGAACCGGTCATGCGTAACATTGAAACGTTCCTGGCTGATACGCAGTCGCACGTGACGGGGAAAGTGCACGTTTATCTGGCTCCATACCGCTTCCATGTGGAAGGTATCGAGTCACCTTATGACCTGATGTCGTCGAAATTCGGCAGCTACGGCGAGATGAACAACGCCTGGACCGGCGATGACGTGCGCGGCTTCTCGAAAGTGGCCTCGAACCAGGTGATGATTTATGAGAAAGTGGGTGAGTCGGTTAATCAATAG
- a CDS encoding DUF2281 domain-containing protein: MTKIELQSQIQRKVQGLPADVLQELYDYLEAILEKRKQQAEIKSDLQEWWNGIADFSDDFLTQRIQPPLDKSENLFE; encoded by the coding sequence ATGACCAAAATAGAACTTCAAAGTCAAATCCAAAGGAAGGTCCAGGGACTGCCTGCCGACGTTCTTCAGGAGCTTTATGACTATCTGGAAGCTATTTTGGAAAAAAGAAAACAGCAGGCGGAAATAAAAAGCGACCTGCAAGAATGGTGGAACGGCATTGCCGATTTTTCCGATGATTTTTTAACTCAACGTATCCAGCCCCCACTCGATAAATCTGAAAATTTATTCGAATGA
- a CDS encoding type II toxin-antitoxin system VapC family toxin has protein sequence MKYLLDTNIVAYIIKRRPIEVLHKLQSLDWTEIAISSIVAAELWYGVEKSQLKEQNRAALEAFLRPFTILDFDTRAAVAYASIRADLESKGKVIGANDLLISAHALSRGLILVTNNVKEFERVGGLQIENWITNE, from the coding sequence ATGAAATATCTGTTGGATACCAATATAGTGGCCTACATTATCAAGAGAAGGCCCATTGAAGTCTTACATAAACTACAATCCCTCGATTGGACAGAGATTGCGATCTCGTCAATTGTGGCTGCGGAATTATGGTATGGTGTTGAGAAAAGTCAGCTGAAAGAACAGAACAGGGCGGCACTGGAAGCTTTTCTGAGACCATTTACGATCCTGGATTTTGACACACGGGCAGCCGTGGCATACGCCTCCATCCGTGCGGATCTGGAAAGTAAAGGTAAAGTCATTGGAGCTAACGACCTGCTGATCTCGGCGCATGCATTGAGCCGCGGGTTAATTCTGGTTACCAACAATGTCAAAGAGTTTGAGCGGGTTGGTGGCTTACAAATTGAAAACTGGATTACAAATGAGTAA
- the argC gene encoding N-acetyl-gamma-glutamyl-phosphate reductase has protein sequence MSNINIGIIGAAGYTGGELIRILINHPNVTIAFAHSKSQAGKPVYATHTDLLGDTELVFSGDDIQPLLDQQGLNAIFLCSGHGESKKFLDEYQLPETVKVIDLSTDFRNESNGFVYGLPELQREQIKGATKIANPGCFATSIELAVLPLANAGLIKDDIHVSAVTGSTGAGQALSATTHFTWRNNNMSIYKAFTHQHLTEIKMTFGKLQAGFDKPVNFVPYRGDYTRGIIANVYTRFEGTLEEAKELYKSYYASHPFTHVSDTPIDLKQIVNTNKCFVHLEVHDGQLLITSIIDNLTKGASGQAVQNMNLLFGLPEDAGLRLKAPAF, from the coding sequence ATGAGTAACATTAATATTGGAATAATAGGCGCAGCAGGCTATACCGGGGGCGAGCTGATCAGAATCCTGATAAACCACCCGAATGTAACCATCGCGTTCGCGCACAGCAAAAGCCAGGCGGGCAAGCCCGTTTATGCGACGCACACGGATTTGCTGGGAGATACCGAGCTGGTCTTTTCAGGCGACGACATTCAGCCATTGCTCGATCAGCAAGGTTTGAATGCGATTTTTCTTTGCTCCGGCCACGGCGAGTCGAAAAAGTTTCTGGACGAATACCAATTGCCGGAAACCGTAAAAGTGATTGACCTCAGCACCGATTTCCGGAATGAGTCGAATGGCTTTGTCTATGGCTTGCCGGAATTGCAGCGCGAGCAGATTAAAGGTGCCACTAAAATTGCTAACCCGGGCTGTTTCGCAACAAGCATCGAGCTGGCGGTGTTACCGCTTGCCAATGCAGGTTTGATCAAAGACGACATCCACGTGAGCGCGGTGACGGGCAGCACGGGCGCCGGGCAGGCGCTAAGCGCGACCACGCATTTCACCTGGCGGAACAACAATATGTCGATCTACAAGGCATTCACACACCAGCATTTGACGGAAATCAAAATGACATTCGGCAAGTTGCAGGCTGGTTTCGACAAGCCGGTAAACTTTGTCCCATACCGCGGCGATTACACACGGGGCATCATTGCGAATGTATACACACGTTTCGAAGGTACTTTGGAAGAAGCTAAGGAGCTTTACAAAAGCTATTATGCCTCGCACCCGTTTACGCACGTAAGCGACACGCCGATCGATTTGAAGCAGATTGTGAATACCAACAAATGCTTCGTCCACCTCGAAGTGCACGACGGCCAGCTGCTGATCACGAGCATTATCGATAACCTCACCAAAGGCGCGTCAGGACAAGCGGTGCAGAATATGAACCTGCTGTTCGGTTTGCCGGAAGATGCGGGGCTGCGGTTGAAAGCGCCGGCGTTTTAA
- a CDS encoding type II toxin-antitoxin system VapC family toxin has protein sequence MGATNDQKKKDVEILLDGISILPFDEEVSLKAAEIYHNLRRRNMMIEFRDIFIAATAIIFQLPIKTPNKDHFQRIETLELA, from the coding sequence ATGGGAGCAACCAATGACCAAAAGAAGAAGGACGTCGAAATCCTTCTTGACGGAATTTCAATCTTACCATTCGACGAGGAAGTTTCGCTGAAAGCGGCGGAAATTTACCATAACCTCCGAAGGCGAAACATGATGATTGAATTCCGCGACATATTCATTGCTGCCACAGCAATCATTTTTCAATTACCAATCAAAACACCAAACAAGGATCATTTTCAAAGAATCGAAACTTTGGAACTGGCCTGA
- a CDS encoding aminotransferase class III-fold pyridoxal phosphate-dependent enzyme translates to MSHLFDVYPIYDIEPVKAEGSYLWDQHGTKYLDLYGGHAVISVGHCHPYYVDKLTKQLNAISFYSNSVKISIQEELAVKLGELSGYPDYKLFLCNSGAEANENALKLASFHNGRTKVIAFTKSFHGRTAGAVAATDNPSIVAPVNYKEHVTFLPFNDVTAAAKGITDEVCAVIVEGIQGVGGINVCTDEFLQTLRRKCDETGAILILDSVQCGYGRTGKFFSHQFSGIEPDIMSMAKGMGNGFPIGGILISPKFKASYGLLGTTFGGNHLACAAGVAVLDIMKEENLIANAAEIGEYLFEGIQAIGGYKELRGRGLMIGIEYDFPVKDLRNKLLFEHKMFTGVAGANTIRLLPSLALGKTEADLFLEALKKEVSVAAE, encoded by the coding sequence ATGTCACACCTCTTTGACGTCTACCCCATTTACGATATAGAACCCGTAAAAGCCGAAGGCAGCTATCTATGGGACCAGCATGGCACCAAATACCTCGACCTTTACGGCGGCCATGCGGTGATCTCAGTCGGCCATTGCCATCCCTATTATGTGGATAAGCTCACGAAGCAACTGAATGCGATCAGCTTTTACTCCAACTCGGTCAAAATCTCCATCCAGGAAGAATTGGCGGTGAAGTTGGGTGAGTTATCGGGTTATCCTGATTATAAATTGTTCCTCTGTAATTCTGGCGCGGAAGCGAACGAGAACGCATTGAAACTGGCGTCGTTTCACAACGGCAGAACGAAGGTAATCGCTTTCACGAAGTCGTTCCATGGCCGGACGGCCGGCGCAGTAGCTGCTACCGACAATCCGTCGATTGTGGCACCGGTGAATTACAAAGAGCATGTTACTTTCCTGCCGTTTAATGACGTAACCGCCGCGGCCAAAGGCATTACCGACGAAGTTTGCGCCGTAATTGTGGAAGGTATCCAGGGTGTAGGCGGCATTAATGTTTGTACAGACGAGTTTTTACAAACATTAAGACGCAAATGCGACGAAACCGGCGCGATCCTGATCCTCGACAGCGTGCAATGCGGCTACGGACGGACGGGCAAGTTCTTCTCGCACCAGTTCAGCGGCATCGAGCCGGACATTATGTCGATGGCCAAAGGAATGGGTAACGGCTTCCCGATCGGCGGGATACTGATCTCTCCGAAGTTCAAAGCAAGCTATGGTTTGCTGGGAACGACTTTCGGCGGAAACCATCTGGCTTGTGCGGCAGGCGTGGCGGTACTCGACATTATGAAAGAGGAAAACCTGATCGCGAACGCGGCTGAGATTGGCGAATACCTGTTTGAAGGCATTCAAGCGATTGGCGGCTATAAAGAACTGAGAGGCCGCGGGCTGATGATCGGCATCGAGTATGATTTCCCGGTGAAAGACCTGCGAAACAAGCTTTTGTTTGAACACAAAATGTTTACAGGCGTGGCGGGCGCGAACACGATCCGCCTTTTACCGTCGCTTGCATTGGGCAAAACGGAGGCCGATCTGTTCCTGGAAGCATTGAAAAAAGAAGTATCTGTCGCGGCTGAGTGA
- a CDS encoding N-acetylornithine carbamoyltransferase — MKHFLSIKDVTDLPQLISSGIAAKKDPFADQTLGKNKTIGLLFFNSSLRTRISTQKAAQNLGLNVITMNVGQDGWGFEMEEGVIMNGDKAEHVKEAAAVIGSYCDIIGIRSFAGLQDRDKDYSEIVFQQFKKYAQVPIVNLESATRHPLQSLADCITIEEFKLKQRPKVVLTWLPHFKALPQAVANSFCEWMNPMDVELVITHPEGYDLSPEFVGKGQVIYDQDKALEGADFVYGKNWSSYSEYGKVLNTDPSWMITEAKMALTDNGKFMHCLPVRRNMKVADEVLDGPRSLVIEQAANREWSAQAALKEVLLGLQ, encoded by the coding sequence ATGAAACACTTTCTGTCCATTAAAGACGTCACCGACCTCCCACAGCTTATCAGCAGCGGCATCGCTGCGAAAAAAGACCCGTTCGCAGACCAGACGCTTGGGAAAAACAAAACCATAGGCCTGTTGTTTTTCAATTCAAGTTTGAGGACGAGGATCAGCACGCAAAAAGCGGCGCAAAACCTTGGCTTGAATGTGATCACGATGAATGTCGGCCAGGACGGTTGGGGGTTTGAGATGGAGGAAGGGGTGATCATGAATGGCGACAAGGCGGAACATGTGAAGGAAGCGGCGGCTGTGATCGGCAGCTATTGCGATATTATCGGCATCCGCTCGTTCGCCGGCTTGCAGGATCGCGATAAGGATTATTCCGAAATCGTTTTCCAGCAATTCAAAAAATATGCGCAGGTACCGATCGTAAACCTCGAATCGGCCACGCGGCACCCGTTGCAATCGCTGGCCGACTGCATTACGATCGAGGAATTTAAACTGAAACAGCGCCCGAAAGTGGTACTGACCTGGCTGCCGCATTTCAAGGCACTACCGCAGGCAGTTGCGAACTCGTTCTGCGAGTGGATGAACCCCATGGACGTGGAACTCGTGATCACGCACCCGGAAGGTTACGACCTTTCGCCCGAATTTGTAGGTAAGGGTCAGGTGATTTACGACCAGGACAAGGCACTCGAAGGCGCGGATTTTGTGTATGGTAAAAACTGGTCGTCGTACAGCGAATACGGGAAGGTTTTGAACACCGATCCGTCGTGGATGATTACCGAGGCTAAAATGGCTTTGACCGACAACGGCAAATTCATGCACTGCCTGCCCGTGCGGCGGAATATGAAGGTAGCCGACGAAGTGCTCGACGGTCCGCGTTCGCTGGTGATCGAGCAGGCCGCCAACCGCGAATGGTCCGCACAGGCGGCATTGAAAGAGGTCTTGTTAGGTTTGCAGTAG